The Terriglobales bacterium nucleotide sequence AGCATGCGTGAACGGGTCAGCCTCGTGAAGGGCACGATGTTGATTGCTTCGAAGCTGATGGGCGGTACTGAGATTACTGTTCGCGTTCCCCTGGTTGAAAAGATAGTGACTCAAATCGCGTCAGGAGCGGCTTAAGGAGGGCGAGCAAACCCATGGGATGTCCACGAGTATTGCTGGCAGATGATTCGCAGGAAATACGTGAGCGGGTTAAAGAATTGCTTCAAGAAGACTTTGATATTGTTGGCTCTGTTCAAAATGGGCAACAGGCAATTCAGGCTGCCTCAGTCCTTAATGCCGATCTTCTTGTACTTGACATCTCTATGCCGGGACTCAATGGGATTCAGGTTGCTTCTCGATTGTGCGAGTCAGGATGCAGAACGAAGGTCGTATTCCTGACGATCCACGAAGATCGGGATTACGTTGAGGCGGCATTTTCCGCTGGCGCTTCGGGCTATGTTTGCAAGTCCCGCGTTGCAACCGATCTGATCCCCGCCCTCCAAAGTGTGCTGCGAGGAAAAAGCTTCATCTCTCAATTCGGCCAAGGCATAGACAAGACACGCTCTGAGGTGTCGACCACTCCGCGTGCCACCATGAATTATCGAAGTAGATCCGCCGCATCTTCATAGGTCGTTAACGCCGCCAAGAGTGCTCTTCATGTGCATACCAGCCAGATGAGAGATCGACTACTGAAATAGAGCCTACAATCGAAAATCCGAATCCTTAGGAGATGCCTCACAATGTTTTGATCACGTCAATTCGTGGATGGTCGGCGATTCGGAAATTGGCCCGGATTTGTACATTCCGTGTAGCCCGTCACTGTCGAAGAGATCCCGACATCGCTCGAGGCCTTTTTTACTTTTCAGATGCAACGGTGGTTTAATCATCTCGCAGCGCAACAGGCAGCCGGACTCACCCCAGCAAGAGGCGGCCGAAAACAAGACACAGGATCCTTCGCAACGCTCAGGACGACAAGAGTTGCTGGGGACCCGGACGGGACTCAA carries:
- a CDS encoding response regulator transcription factor, producing the protein MLADDSQEIRERVKELLQEDFDIVGSVQNGQQAIQAASVLNADLLVLDISMPGLNGIQVASRLCESGCRTKVVFLTIHEDRDYVEAAFSAGASGYVCKSRVATDLIPALQSVLRGKSFISQFGQGIDKTRSEVSTTPRATMNYRSRSAASS